The following coding sequences are from one Candidatus Methylomirabilota bacterium window:
- a CDS encoding DUF6600 domain-containing protein — MPAPASDVTPARVSYLNGEVSFWRPGGQEWTPAKVNMPLAPGDLLYTGQGGNVEIQVGQRAFLRASEGTHVGLDNQEPDFVQFRVTAGHAALDLRELTAAQTVELDTPHGAFTVERTGYYHVEVSQESTAFDTHRGGSATVTPAGGAATPVAANQQVVITGTDSPRVEMAAAPALSAWDRWNYQRTDYLLQPASTRYVSPAVYGGEALNQYGSWRPVETYGSVWVPAGVSPDWVPYSTGRWIWDPRFGWTWLDDAPWGWAPYHYGRWVFLGNYWAWAPGPVVVRPAYAPALVVFLGGGGAVTVGRPLYWAPLGWGEPVFPWWGRPGFVGVAWWGGWGGPRVVNNVVVNRTTNINVTNITVYRNVQVTNAVVGVPAERFGQGQVQPTRISQAQAQQLTPVRGALAVRPIAASVQPATGSAAPPPAAIQARPVVATRAPHDLRPALQAQGLAATPAVAPTAPPRLVPSPRSAPPSTNAAVAPGASPARTPSGALGVAGPTVRGPLEKKGSAAEQASPVPPSGSPKAAPTQSRDTMRSDFPTGSGVPSPRSAPPSPNAAVAPGAGPARTPSAAPAVAGPTVPGPVEKKGSTAERASPPPTPGSSKVTPPQPRDAVHSDAPTGAGSEPRKDKRVVATPERGPAGAIAAARSTQEGMASRQTPPPPPPPPVTQNGASRRAREEPRANHPGPATAPTDRPAHVEPPTRGER; from the coding sequence GTGCCAGCGCCGGCCAGTGACGTCACGCCGGCACGCGTGAGCTACCTCAACGGTGAGGTGTCCTTCTGGCGCCCCGGCGGGCAGGAGTGGACACCGGCCAAGGTCAACATGCCCCTGGCGCCGGGCGACCTCCTCTATACGGGACAGGGCGGCAATGTCGAGATCCAGGTCGGGCAGCGCGCCTTCCTACGGGCATCCGAAGGCACGCACGTCGGCCTCGATAACCAGGAGCCCGACTTCGTCCAGTTCCGCGTGACGGCCGGTCATGCCGCGCTTGACCTGCGCGAGCTCACGGCGGCGCAGACGGTGGAGCTCGACACCCCGCACGGAGCCTTCACCGTCGAGCGCACGGGCTACTACCATGTCGAGGTGAGCCAGGAGTCCACCGCGTTCGACACCCACCGCGGGGGCAGCGCCACGGTGACTCCCGCGGGCGGTGCCGCCACACCGGTCGCGGCCAATCAGCAAGTCGTGATCACCGGGACGGACTCGCCGCGCGTGGAGATGGCTGCCGCCCCGGCGCTGAGCGCGTGGGATCGCTGGAACTACCAGCGCACGGACTATCTCCTCCAGCCCGCGAGCACGCGCTACGTCTCGCCTGCCGTGTACGGAGGGGAGGCACTCAATCAGTACGGGAGCTGGCGCCCGGTCGAGACGTACGGGTCGGTGTGGGTACCCGCCGGTGTGTCTCCGGACTGGGTGCCGTACAGCACAGGCCGCTGGATTTGGGACCCGCGCTTCGGATGGACGTGGCTCGATGATGCGCCGTGGGGCTGGGCGCCCTATCACTACGGCCGCTGGGTTTTCCTTGGCAACTACTGGGCCTGGGCCCCCGGGCCGGTCGTCGTCCGCCCTGCCTACGCCCCGGCGCTTGTCGTCTTCCTCGGCGGCGGCGGCGCGGTGACCGTGGGTCGGCCGCTCTACTGGGCGCCGCTCGGCTGGGGCGAGCCGGTGTTCCCGTGGTGGGGGCGGCCTGGCTTCGTCGGCGTGGCCTGGTGGGGCGGCTGGGGCGGCCCGCGCGTCGTCAACAACGTCGTCGTCAACCGCACCACGAACATCAACGTGACCAACATCACGGTGTACCGGAACGTGCAGGTGACCAACGCCGTGGTGGGCGTGCCCGCCGAGCGCTTCGGCCAGGGCCAGGTGCAGCCGACGCGGATCAGTCAAGCGCAGGCGCAGCAGCTCACGCCGGTGCGCGGCGCGCTCGCGGTCCGGCCGATCGCGGCCAGCGTGCAGCCGGCGACCGGCTCTGCGGCTCCGCCACCGGCGGCCATCCAGGCGCGCCCGGTGGTGGCGACGCGTGCGCCTCACGATCTCCGGCCGGCGCTGCAGGCCCAGGGTCTTGCCGCGACGCCGGCGGTCGCGCCAACAGCGCCGCCCCGACTAGTGCCCTCGCCTCGGTCTGCACCTCCTTCCACGAATGCTGCGGTCGCACCAGGAGCCAGTCCGGCTCGGACTCCGAGCGGGGCACTTGGCGTTGCCGGTCCCACCGTTCGCGGGCCTCTAGAGAAGAAGGGGAGCGCGGCGGAGCAGGCGTCGCCAGTCCCACCATCGGGTTCACCAAAGGCTGCGCCGACTCAGTCCCGCGACACGATGCGCTCTGATTTCCCCACAGGGTCGGGTGTGCCCTCGCCTCGGTCTGCGCCTCCTTCTCCGAATGCTGCTGTCGCACCCGGAGCCGGCCCGGCTCGTACTCCGAGCGCGGCGCCTGCGGTTGCCGGCCCCACCGTTCCCGGACCAGTCGAGAAGAAGGGCAGCACGGCAGAGCGGGCATCACCGCCTCCAACGCCCGGCTCGTCAAAGGTGACGCCGCCTCAACCCCGCGATGCGGTGCATTCCGACGCCCCCACAGGGGCGGGGTCTGAGCCACGAAAGGACAAACGAGTAGTTGCGACCCCTGAGCGTGGCCCAGCAGGCGCCATCGCCGCTGCGCGGTCGACGCAGGAGGGCATGGCGTCACGTCAGACGCCGCCGCCACCCCCGCCGCCTCCCGTCACCCAGAACGGCGCGAGCAGGCGTGCGCGAGAGGAACCCCGCGCCAATCATCCCGGCCCGGCCACGGCACCGACTGACCGCCCGGCTCACGTGGAACCACCCACTCGAGGCGAGCGGTAA
- a CDS encoding glutaredoxin domain-containing protein, whose amino-acid sequence MTNQQITVYWATTUQSCHAAKEFLSSQGIAFVAKNVAEDATAREELVAKTGRMAVPVITVDDEVIVGFDRGRLKRLLGL is encoded by the coding sequence ATGACGAACCAGCAGATCACGGTCTACTGGGCGACCACCTGACAGTCCTGCCACGCGGCGAAAGAGTTTCTTTCGTCTCAGGGGATTGCTTTTGTCGCGAAGAACGTCGCGGAGGACGCGACGGCTCGGGAGGAACTGGTCGCCAAGACCGGCCGCATGGCCGTGCCCGTCATCACGGTCGACGACGAAGTGATCGTCGGATTCGACCGGGGGCGGCTGAAGCGTCTCTTGGGGCTCTAA
- a CDS encoding zf-HC2 domain-containing protein: protein MTCREFEPMLHAFVDGELDVETTTAAQAHVSSCPECHGRADGERRFRVLLRQQPHDVAPPELRARLLAVARRERRRAALRVWLGVPAFATAAVLLAAILITRAMPPGPSAPRFVDTLVDKHLAYAQIESPAEFTSSEPGRVAAWVRDRIGMRVPVPDYSHAGIRLVGARISEEGEQKLAYLLYEKGHMLMSVFMLPDAAEAQTLPGKAVSYRGHEYLTRERKSLRTVSWRDGKAVFSLVSMLDYDALLECADRLRVERAREAQL from the coding sequence ATGACCTGCCGGGAGTTCGAACCAATGTTGCACGCCTTCGTGGACGGTGAGCTGGACGTCGAGACCACGACGGCGGCGCAGGCTCATGTCTCGTCCTGCCCCGAATGTCACGGACGGGCGGATGGGGAGCGTCGCTTCCGTGTCCTGCTGCGCCAGCAGCCCCACGACGTGGCGCCGCCGGAGCTCCGGGCGCGCCTACTCGCGGTGGCTCGCCGTGAGCGTCGGCGGGCGGCTTTGCGCGTCTGGCTGGGCGTGCCGGCCTTTGCCACCGCGGCCGTCCTGCTGGCGGCAATCCTCATCACCCGCGCAATGCCACCGGGTCCGAGTGCCCCCAGATTCGTTGACACGCTCGTGGACAAGCACCTCGCCTATGCGCAGATCGAAAGTCCGGCCGAGTTCACGTCGAGCGAGCCCGGCAGGGTGGCGGCGTGGGTCCGGGATCGGATCGGGATGCGTGTCCCGGTGCCCGACTATTCCCATGCAGGTATCCGTCTGGTCGGGGCGCGCATCTCGGAGGAGGGCGAACAGAAGCTCGCCTACCTGCTCTATGAGAAGGGGCACATGCTGATGTCGGTCTTCATGCTTCCCGACGCGGCGGAGGCACAGACCCTGCCCGGGAAGGCGGTGAGCTACCGCGGACACGAGTATCTGACCCGCGAGCGCAAGAGCCTCCGGACCGTGTCCTGGCGCGACGGGAAGGCGGTCTTTAGCCTGGTCTCGATGCTCGACTACGACGCCCTGCTCGAATGCGCGGATCGCCTTCGTGTCGAGCGAGCCCGCGAGGCCCAACTGTAA
- a CDS encoding DUF2282 domain-containing protein — MKTTRVLITTAVAAAFSVPLFTSAQAGPAPVPKFEHEKCFSIARAAKNDCQTANSSCAGTSKRDKQGDAWVYVPKGTCEKLVDGSLQPKRA; from the coding sequence ATGAAGACGACCCGTGTGCTCATCACGACTGCCGTCGCCGCCGCATTCTCCGTGCCGCTGTTCACCAGCGCGCAGGCCGGCCCGGCGCCGGTGCCGAAGTTCGAGCACGAAAAGTGCTTTAGCATCGCGCGGGCAGCCAAGAACGACTGCCAGACGGCCAATTCGTCCTGCGCGGGCACGTCCAAGCGGGACAAGCAGGGCGATGCCTGGGTGTACGTCCCCAAGGGCACCTGCGAGAAGCTCGTGGACGGCAGCCTGCAGCCCAAGAGGGCGTAG
- a CDS encoding DoxX family protein yields the protein MADGTPDAQAAPALRKLGETVTDLLGRVPPSVHQLLFRLAIASVFMPAGLLKLASWESTIALFQDEYKVPLLPPVIATMLATTFELGCSSLLIAGLATRLATLPLLGQIVTIQLFVYPQAWHEHLVWGSILLFLLTRGAGAISADHLLRRWLGPRPC from the coding sequence ATGGCTGACGGTACCCCGGACGCCCAGGCCGCTCCGGCGTTACGCAAGCTGGGCGAAACGGTGACCGATCTGCTCGGGCGCGTGCCGCCCTCCGTGCACCAGCTTCTGTTCCGCTTGGCCATCGCCAGCGTGTTCATGCCGGCCGGTCTGCTCAAGCTTGCCAGCTGGGAGTCCACGATCGCGTTGTTCCAGGACGAGTACAAGGTTCCGCTGCTCCCGCCGGTCATCGCGACGATGCTGGCCACCACGTTCGAGCTTGGCTGCTCATCCCTCCTCATTGCCGGGCTCGCCACCCGACTGGCCACGCTCCCCCTGCTCGGACAGATTGTCACCATCCAGCTCTTCGTCTACCCACAGGCGTGGCACGAGCACCTGGTCTGGGGTTCCATCCTGCTCTTCCTGTTGACGCGAGGTGCAGGAGCGATTTCGGCGGACCACCTGCTCCGCCGCTGGCTCGGGCCCCGGCCCTGCTGA
- a CDS encoding sigma-70 family RNA polymerase sigma factor, whose protein sequence is MLRWVRGRGHAPEFEEVALVHLDLLYRMALRLTHNRSEAEDLVQETWLRALRHFDQFDPGSNCRAWLVTILRNAFLNKLRREGRERLESEAAGESAGSATFEDSAVERSTPEEEFLQTVFHGDVERALKTLSEASRQVIMLADLEGFTYREIAQVLSCPIGTVMSRLSRARQLLRKELRALAREHGYSEESR, encoded by the coding sequence ATGCTCAGGTGGGTCAGAGGGCGCGGGCACGCGCCGGAATTCGAGGAGGTGGCGCTGGTCCACCTGGACCTTCTGTACCGCATGGCGCTCCGCCTCACCCACAACCGGTCAGAGGCCGAGGACTTGGTCCAGGAAACGTGGCTCCGGGCCCTCCGGCACTTCGACCAGTTCGATCCCGGGAGCAATTGCCGGGCCTGGCTGGTGACCATCCTGCGCAATGCCTTCTTGAACAAACTCCGCCGGGAGGGCCGTGAGCGCCTGGAGAGCGAGGCCGCTGGCGAGAGCGCCGGGTCGGCGACCTTCGAGGACTCGGCCGTGGAGCGGTCGACGCCCGAGGAGGAGTTCCTTCAGACAGTGTTCCACGGCGACGTCGAGCGCGCGCTCAAGACCCTGTCTGAGGCGTCTCGGCAGGTGATCATGCTGGCCGACCTCGAGGGCTTCACGTACAGGGAGATCGCCCAGGTCCTGAGCTGCCCGATCGGCACGGTGATGTCACGGCTGTCCCGCGCCCGGCAGCTGCTCCGGAAGGAGCTTCGGGCGCTGGCCCGTGAGCACGGCTACAGCGAGGAATCGCGATGA
- a CDS encoding OsmC family protein yields the protein MYGTLRGALAGRNIAFDRDSYTATAEGRISGIGKTIRITAIHVHYDLTVPAEAREATERALEVHPQGCPAHQSVKDAITISWSATLRAGEQVLTLHEDGRPAASA from the coding sequence ATGTACGGCACACTGCGCGGCGCCCTGGCAGGGCGCAACATCGCGTTTGATCGAGACTCCTACACGGCGACCGCCGAGGGGCGGATCTCCGGCATCGGCAAGACGATCCGTATCACGGCGATCCACGTGCACTACGACCTCACGGTCCCTGCGGAGGCGCGGGAGGCAACCGAGCGGGCGCTGGAGGTCCACCCACAGGGCTGCCCGGCCCATCAGAGTGTCAAGGACGCCATCACCATCAGCTGGTCCGCCACCCTCCGGGCAGGAGAGCAGGTGCTGACGCTCCACGAAGATGGGCGCCCTGCGGCGTCGGCGTAG
- a CDS encoding DUF692 domain-containing protein: MTGGDADTAGAPAAAGIGLRAPHVQEVITTRPPIAWLEVHAENYLGGGPTLRDLDQVRRDYPVSLHGVGLSLGSADGLDARHLKRLATLVGRVEPALVSEHLSWSITGGVYLNHLLPMPYTEESLELVCRHIDHVQVALGRQILVENPSSYLRFRHSPIPEPEFLIEVAQQTGCGLLCDVNNIYVSAHNLGFDAVAYVDALPRESVHEIHVAGHARNDADGLTILIDDHGSRVSPEVWKLYAHALAHLGPVATLVEWDTAIPALDVLLAEACVADGLLYRALPGTPHAATA, from the coding sequence ATGACCGGAGGCGATGCAGACACAGCTGGCGCGCCGGCGGCGGCCGGCATCGGGTTGCGCGCGCCCCACGTCCAGGAGGTCATCACCACTCGCCCGCCCATCGCCTGGCTTGAGGTGCATGCGGAGAACTATCTGGGAGGTGGTCCGACGCTGCGGGACCTCGATCAGGTCCGTCGCGACTATCCAGTCTCCCTCCACGGCGTTGGGCTCTCGCTCGGCAGCGCGGATGGCCTGGACGCACGCCACCTGAAGCGCCTCGCAACCCTGGTCGGGCGCGTCGAGCCCGCCCTGGTGTCGGAGCACCTGTCGTGGAGCATCACGGGCGGCGTCTACCTGAACCATCTTCTTCCGATGCCATATACCGAGGAGAGCCTCGAACTGGTGTGCCGTCACATTGACCACGTACAGGTCGCGCTCGGTCGGCAGATCCTGGTTGAGAACCCGTCGAGCTATCTCCGCTTTCGGCATTCACCCATCCCGGAGCCCGAGTTCCTGATCGAGGTGGCCCAGCAGACCGGTTGTGGACTGCTCTGCGACGTGAACAATATCTACGTCTCGGCCCACAACCTGGGTTTCGATGCCGTGGCCTACGTGGACGCTCTGCCGCGGGAGTCCGTGCATGAGATCCATGTGGCCGGCCACGCGCGCAATGACGCCGACGGGCTCACCATCCTCATCGACGACCATGGCTCGCGGGTCTCGCCCGAGGTTTGGAAGCTCTACGCCCATGCCTTGGCGCATCTCGGCCCGGTAGCCACCCTTGTGGAATGGGACACTGCCATCCCGGCTCTGGATGTCCTCCTCGCCGAAGCGTGCGTCGCCGATGGACTCTTGTACAGGGCGCTCCCAGGGACGCCTCATGCCGCCACTGCGTGA
- the merB gene encoding organomercurial lyase — translation MVSMLQPVCLDRAPIGNPSDLAFMPGSTPSKKVLESVVTTDCTVMPGVRDGHRRPWRGMPMTFQIKSAAELADPALEARWTTRRVAREAEVLQAILRAFVERPDPIVVEEIIRAFPERAPDDIRAALTRRDEDDLIQIRDGRVDLAYPFSATPTSFVVHLSGRGDRYVCCAIDALGVAPMLGESVRIRSRCHHCGETLELSADPFGPGPDAEGVMVWAGKRCDGERRASTTTUTALNFFRSEEHMRAWWEANPTMEGAGTPVSEAFKLGERVFGGLLRGQKP, via the coding sequence ATGGTCTCGATGTTGCAGCCCGTCTGTTTGGACAGGGCTCCGATTGGTAACCCATCTGATCTGGCGTTCATGCCTGGTTCCACCCCCTCGAAGAAAGTGCTTGAGTCTGTAGTTACTACAGACTGTACCGTTATGCCAGGGGTTCGAGACGGTCACCGACGGCCTTGGAGGGGGATGCCCATGACATTCCAGATCAAGAGCGCGGCAGAGCTGGCGGATCCGGCGCTGGAAGCGCGATGGACCACACGGCGCGTGGCGCGGGAAGCCGAAGTTTTACAGGCTATTCTGCGAGCTTTCGTCGAGCGGCCCGACCCGATCGTGGTTGAGGAGATCATCCGGGCCTTCCCCGAGCGGGCCCCGGACGATATTCGAGCGGCCCTGACGAGGCGGGACGAGGACGACCTGATCCAAATCCGCGATGGTCGCGTGGACTTGGCGTATCCCTTTTCGGCCACCCCCACATCCTTTGTCGTCCATCTGTCGGGACGCGGAGACCGCTACGTCTGCTGCGCGATCGACGCGTTGGGAGTGGCGCCGATGCTCGGGGAGTCGGTGCGCATCCGATCGCGCTGCCATCATTGCGGGGAGACCCTTGAGTTGTCGGCCGATCCATTCGGGCCGGGGCCGGACGCCGAAGGGGTCATGGTCTGGGCGGGGAAACGGTGCGACGGCGAGCGGCGAGCCTCGACGACAACCTGAACGGCCCTCAACTTCTTCCGGTCGGAAGAGCATATGAGGGCGTGGTGGGAGGCCAATCCCACGATGGAAGGCGCGGGGACTCCGGTGTCCGAGGCCTTCAAGCTCGGCGAGCGGGTCTTTGGAGGGCTCCTGAGGGGCCAGAAGCCATGA
- a CDS encoding peroxiredoxin, protein MALRINSEAPNFTAESTQGRINFHEWIGNGWAILFSHPKNFTPVCTTELGYMAGLKPEFEKRNCKIIGLSVDSVPDHQKWSKDIEETQGHAVTYPLIGDSELKVAKAYDMLPEDSGTTAQGRTAADNATVRSVFVIGPDKKVKAMLTYPMSTGRNFDEVLRLLDSCQLTAKHKVATPVNWKPGEDVIIVPAVSDADAKQAYPGGWKAPKPYIRIVPQPR, encoded by the coding sequence ATGGCGCTGAGAATCAACAGTGAAGCTCCCAACTTTACGGCGGAGAGCACGCAAGGCCGGATCAATTTCCACGAGTGGATCGGCAATGGCTGGGCCATCCTGTTCTCGCATCCGAAGAACTTCACCCCGGTCTGCACGACCGAGCTCGGGTACATGGCGGGGCTGAAGCCCGAGTTCGAGAAACGCAACTGCAAGATCATCGGCCTCAGTGTAGATTCGGTCCCCGATCACCAGAAGTGGTCCAAGGACATCGAAGAGACGCAGGGGCACGCCGTCACCTACCCGTTGATCGGCGACTCCGAGCTGAAGGTGGCGAAGGCCTACGACATGCTGCCGGAGGACTCCGGCACCACTGCGCAGGGCCGCACCGCGGCCGACAACGCGACCGTGCGCTCGGTGTTCGTCATCGGGCCGGACAAGAAGGTCAAGGCGATGCTGACCTATCCGATGAGCACCGGCCGCAATTTCGACGAAGTGCTGCGGCTCCTGGATTCCTGCCAGCTGACGGCGAAGCACAAGGTGGCTACCCCCGTGAACTGGAAGCCGGGGGAGGACGTCATCATCGTGCCGGCAGTCTCCGATGCCGACGCCAAGCAGGCGTACCCGGGGGGCTGGAAGGCGCCGAAACCGTACATCCGGATCGTCCCCCAGCCGCGATAG
- a CDS encoding DNA-binding domain-containing protein, whose product MPPLRELQAAFLEALLGGPTESAAAQILADGLRPQARLDIYRHHVFTTLTAALQATYPVVCRLVHERFFGYAADQYIRAHPPAGPCLFEYGSSFPAFLADFEPCRHLQYLRDVARLEWALNTATHAEQSAALDPVVLSQLPVEDLPGLTLRLDPSLSLLRSPWPIDQIWRVNQPEGDPDATVDLGSGGVSLEVRRMGDHAVFRPLDPAIYVFRRALSRGDCLAEAAEAALETNGAFDLPPALRNLFAEQLPVDYEVSSKGPEHG is encoded by the coding sequence ATGCCGCCACTGCGTGAGCTGCAGGCCGCATTCCTGGAAGCCCTTCTTGGCGGCCCAACGGAGTCGGCTGCGGCGCAGATCCTGGCAGACGGCCTAAGGCCCCAGGCACGGCTTGATATCTACCGGCATCATGTGTTCACGACGCTCACGGCGGCGCTCCAGGCGACCTATCCAGTGGTCTGCCGTCTCGTCCATGAGCGGTTCTTCGGCTATGCGGCGGATCAATATATCCGCGCCCACCCGCCGGCCGGGCCCTGCCTGTTCGAGTACGGAAGCTCGTTCCCAGCATTCCTCGCCGACTTCGAGCCCTGCCGGCACTTGCAGTACCTGCGTGATGTGGCGCGGCTCGAATGGGCGCTGAACACAGCCACGCATGCTGAACAATCCGCGGCGCTCGATCCGGTGGTGCTCTCCCAGCTGCCCGTGGAGGATCTGCCAGGCCTGACCCTTCGCCTTGATCCGTCGCTCTCGCTGCTACGCTCGCCCTGGCCCATCGACCAGATCTGGCGGGTCAACCAGCCGGAGGGCGACCCCGACGCCACGGTGGATCTGGGCTCAGGTGGCGTGAGTCTGGAGGTGCGGCGGATGGGGGACCATGCCGTGTTCCGCCCGCTCGATCCAGCGATATATGTGTTCCGCCGCGCGCTCAGCCGCGGCGATTGTCTCGCTGAGGCGGCCGAGGCAGCTCTCGAGACAAATGGCGCGTTCGATCTCCCGCCGGCATTGCGGAACCTGTTCGCCGAGCAGCTGCCGGTCGACTATGAAGTCTCGTCAAAGGGTCCGGAGCACGGTTGA
- the merF gene encoding mercury resistance system transport protein MerF, producing MWRDRWLLLGVIGAALTCLACLTPALVLLLGALGLGALTGRLDLVVLPLLIGFTGFALYRYRQVRRRKP from the coding sequence ATGTGGCGTGATCGCTGGTTGCTCCTCGGTGTAATCGGCGCGGCGCTGACCTGCCTGGCCTGCCTCACCCCGGCGCTGGTGCTGCTGCTGGGGGCACTTGGCCTCGGTGCGCTCACGGGCCGCCTGGATCTGGTCGTGCTTCCTCTGCTCATCGGTTTCACCGGGTTCGCCCTGTACCGGTACAGACAGGTCCGGAGGAGAAAACCATGA
- a CDS encoding cysteine synthase family protein, whose protein sequence is MPWDKRIEPFLDRYPALRAIGNTPLVPVHIFGADLPGVEVFAKMECLNPGGSLKDRPVLRMLLPALADGRLLPGKIILDSSSGNAGIAYAMVGRIIGYPVEIVIPDNASAERKKRMLAHGAHLVYTDALKGYDEALREVHRRHEADAQRYFFCDQYSNEDNWRAHYETTAVEILDQTDGRLTHVMAGVGTGGTVTGLGRRLKEHDPKIRVICVLPEVFPGIEGLKPLGGPEDIVPAILDEAVIDERIPVTSDDAYKMCGRLARAGFFVGQSSGAYMVGVERIARRERAGRFVTLFNDLGERYFSTRLWD, encoded by the coding sequence ATGCCCTGGGACAAACGCATCGAGCCGTTCCTGGACCGCTACCCGGCGCTCCGCGCCATCGGCAACACCCCGCTCGTCCCGGTGCACATCTTCGGCGCCGACCTGCCCGGCGTCGAGGTCTTCGCGAAGATGGAGTGCCTCAACCCGGGCGGCTCGCTCAAGGACCGCCCCGTCCTGCGCATGCTGCTTCCAGCGCTGGCGGATGGGCGGCTGCTGCCAGGGAAGATCATCCTGGACAGCTCATCGGGCAACGCCGGCATCGCATACGCGATGGTGGGGCGGATCATCGGCTACCCCGTCGAAATCGTCATTCCGGACAATGCCAGCGCAGAGCGCAAGAAGCGGATGCTGGCGCACGGCGCGCACCTGGTCTACACGGACGCGCTGAAGGGCTACGATGAAGCGTTGCGCGAGGTGCACCGCCGCCACGAAGCCGACGCCCAGCGCTATTTCTTCTGCGATCAGTACAGCAACGAGGATAACTGGCGCGCCCACTACGAGACGACGGCTGTCGAAATCCTGGACCAGACCGACGGCAGGCTCACGCACGTCATGGCAGGCGTCGGGACCGGAGGGACGGTGACGGGGTTGGGGAGACGCTTGAAGGAGCACGACCCCAAAATCCGCGTGATCTGCGTGCTCCCGGAGGTGTTTCCCGGGATCGAAGGCCTCAAGCCGCTCGGGGGTCCCGAGGATATCGTCCCCGCGATCCTGGACGAGGCGGTCATCGATGAGCGGATTCCCGTCACCAGCGATGACGCCTACAAGATGTGTGGGAGACTAGCCCGCGCGGGCTTTTTCGTCGGCCAGTCCTCCGGGGCCTACATGGTCGGGGTCGAACGCATCGCCCGTCGCGAGCGAGCGGGACGCTTCGTGACGCTGTTCAACGATCTCGGGGAGCGCTACTTCTCGACTCGGCTCTGGGACTAG
- a CDS encoding helix-turn-helix domain-containing protein: MNARSDGLPIGALSKQTGCNIETIRYYEKAGLLPTPARSPAGYRRYGSTHLKRLTFIRRARALGFSIEEVRKLLKLADERKRPCAEVRVVAGVHLKDVQAKIADLRAMERVLRETVAKCASGRSPDCPLIESLSREGPDNPSTLTASHVRAQRKASERSARD, encoded by the coding sequence ATGAACGCCAGATCAGATGGGTTACCAATCGGAGCCCTGTCCAAACAGACGGGCTGCAACATCGAGACCATCCGCTACTACGAGAAGGCCGGCCTCCTACCCACCCCCGCAAGGAGTCCCGCGGGCTATCGGCGATACGGCAGCACTCATCTCAAACGCCTCACCTTCATCCGCCGCGCCCGGGCGCTCGGCTTTTCCATCGAAGAGGTCCGGAAGCTCCTCAAGCTCGCCGATGAACGCAAACGGCCGTGCGCCGAGGTCCGGGTCGTGGCCGGCGTGCACCTGAAGGATGTCCAAGCCAAAATCGCAGACCTTCGAGCCATGGAGCGCGTCCTCCGGGAGACCGTCGCCAAGTGCGCGAGCGGCAGGAGCCCCGACTGTCCGCTCATCGAGTCTTTGTCTCGCGAGGGCCCAGACAATCCCTCCACGTTAACGGCGAGCCATGTGCGGGCGCAGAGGAAGGCGTCAGAACGAAGCGCCCGGGATTGA